In Candidatus Omnitrophota bacterium, the following are encoded in one genomic region:
- the trpA gene encoding tryptophan synthase subunit alpha, producing MNRIDKRLNELRKEGKKAFIAYITCGYPNLKLTESLMIELSRAGVDMIEMGMPFSDPMADGITIQMSSQAALKNKITLTKVFSLARRLRAKIEAPLILFTYYNPIYHMGIAKIGKRLLSSGIDGLIVPDLLPEEAGGLKSELKKYNLDLIYLAAPTTKTSRMKKIAQQSKGFIYYISRTGITGARKDISSDIEYNMDRIKRIAKKPVVVGFGISNPAQAAQIARISDGVVVGSAIVNQIKKNLGKPNLVKKVGEFVGELVKAAKEAR from the coding sequence ATGAACAGAATCGATAAAAGATTAAACGAGTTGAGGAAAGAGGGAAAGAAGGCGTTTATTGCTTATATTACCTGCGGGTATCCCAATCTTAAGCTGACCGAGTCTTTGATGATTGAGCTTAGCCGGGCAGGGGTGGATATGATAGAGATGGGGATGCCTTTTTCAGATCCCATGGCTGACGGAATAACCATCCAGATGTCTTCTCAGGCAGCACTTAAAAACAAGATAACCTTGACTAAGGTATTTAGCCTGGCCAGGAGATTAAGGGCAAAGATAGAGGCCCCTTTGATATTGTTTACATATTATAACCCTATTTATCACATGGGGATAGCAAAAATAGGTAAAAGACTGCTCAGCTCAGGAATTGACGGCCTGATTGTCCCGGATCTTTTACCCGAAGAAGCCGGCGGATTAAAAAGTGAACTTAAAAAATATAACCTGGACTTGATCTATTTAGCAGCTCCAACTACAAAAACATCCAGGATGAAGAAAATAGCCCAGCAGTCCAAAGGATTTATTTATTATATTTCAAGGACAGGGATAACCGGTGCGAGAAAAGACATATCTTCGGATATTGAGTACAACATGGATCGCATCAAACGTATTGCTAAAAAGCCGGTTGTGGTTGGTTTTGGTATTTCAAATCCGGCTCAGGCAGCTCAAATTGCCCGTATTAGCGACGGCGTAGTGGTAGGCAGTGCTATTGTTAACCAGATAAAGAAGAATCTGGGGAAACCCAATCTGGTCAAAAAAGTCGGAGAATTTGTCGGTGAATTAGTAAAGGCGGCGAAGGAAGCAAGGTAA